A genome region from Mauremys reevesii isolate NIE-2019 linkage group 12, ASM1616193v1, whole genome shotgun sequence includes the following:
- the HTR3B gene encoding 5-hydroxytryptamine receptor 3B: protein MAAVFMSLFLLNLFVSGSSTTDAQRPRNSTLHRLTRHLLLNYSKGVRPVRNWSKATTVYLDLFVHAVLDVDTQNQKLTTSIWFQQMWKDEFLTWNSSLYDGIREISLPLSTLWSPDIVINEFVDISRSPDLPYVYVNAAGMIKNYKPMQVVSACSLEAYAFPFDTQNCSLTFSSILHTVEDVDLAFWRSREDIKNNKMLFLDDGEWELLSVPSHPRVLHMETGRFAQIQFNVVIRRRPLLYVVSLLIPSLFLMVIDLASFYLPPNCGTRITFKTSVLVGYTVFKVNMSDKLPGTAVSTPLIGVFFTVCMAFLVLSLSKSILLVKFLHLGEDPVRERLFSGCCVGSALDRGGPGERPQAPRLQAAGDIAGPLLHGKEEEGKGEGPWKVTSARKAPVEKILAELLLISSQLRALDWASRLEVNWLTLSYRLDRLLFWVYVLTLGAYAVTLCSLWVVWSAQ, encoded by the exons GAAGCTCAACCACAGATGCTCAACGGCCCAGAAATTCTACTTTGCATCGTCTGACCAGGCACCTTTTACTGAATTACAGCAAGGGAGTGAGACCTGTCAGAAACTGGTCAAAGGCCACTACCGTTTACCTTGACCTCTTTGTCCATGCAGTGCTGGATGTG GATACACAGAATCAAAAGCTAACAACAAGCATTTGGTTTCAGCAG ATGTGGAAGGATGAGTTTCTCACCTGGAATTCCAGCCTCTATGATGGGATCAGGGAGATTTCCCTGCCACTCAGCACTCTCTGGTCTCCAGATATCGTCATCAACGAATT CGTGGACATCAGCAGGTCCCCCGATCTCCCCTACGTTTATGTGAATGCTGCTGGGATGATCAAGAACTACAAGCCCATGCAGGTGGTGTCCGCGTGCAGTTTGGAGGCATACGCCTTTCCCTTCGACACCCAGAACTGCAGCTTGACCTTCAGCAGCATCCTGCACACAG TGGAGGATGTGGACCTCGCCTTCTGGAGAAGCCGGGAGGACATTAAGAACAACAAGatgttgtttctggatgatggtgAGTGGGAGCTGCTCTCCGTGCCCTCACATCCCCGGGTCCTGCACATGGAGACCGGACGCTTCGCCCAGATTCAGTTTAAC GTTGTTATCCGAAGACGCCCCCTGCTCTATGTGGTCAGTCTGCTGATCCCCAGCCTGTTCCTGATGGTCATTGACCTGGCCAGCTTCTACCTGCCACCCAACTGTGGCACCAGGATAACCTTCAAGACCAGCGTGCTGGTTGGCTATACTGTCTTCAAAGTCAACATGTCAGACAAGCTGCCGGGCACTGCGGTCAGCACTCCCCTCATTG GGGTGTTCTTCACGGTTTGCATGGCCTTCTTGGTTCTCAGCCTGTCCAAGTCTATCCTGCTAGTAAAGTTCCTTCATCTGGGGGAAGACCCTGTACGGGAAAGGCTCTTCTCTGGCTGCTGCGTGGGCAGTGCCTTAGACAGAGGCGGCCCCGGGGAGAGACCCCAGGCTCCCAGGCTGCAAGCAGCTGGTGACATTGCAG GTCCCTTGTTGCATGGGAAAgaggaggaagggaaaggagaggggccTTGGAAAGTGACGAGCGCCCGGAAGGCCCCAGTGGAGAAGATCCTGGCAGAGCTCCTCCTGATCAGCTCCCAGCTCCGTGCACTAGACTGGGCCAGCAGACTAGAAGTCAACTGGCTCACGCTGTCCTACAGGCTGGATAGGCTGCTGTTCTGGGTGTACGTCCTGACCCTGGGGGCGTATGCAGTCACACTCTGCTCCCTGTGGGTGGTCTGGAGCGCCCAGTAA